In Streptomyces sp. SID8374, one genomic interval encodes:
- a CDS encoding hemolysin family protein, producing the protein MIEVLLLFVALLLCVACGAFVAAEFSLTTVERGELERAVERGDRGAASALKAVRSLTFQLSGAQLGITVTNLVIGMLSEPSIAKLIRSPVEAAGLPPAAASTLALVIGTALSTVVLMVVGELVPKNWAISSPLSVAKAVATPQRVFTAVFRPFISHLNNTANRIVRRFGLEPTEELASARSPQELVALARHSAKEGALEADTAELFVRTLNLAELTAENVMTPRVQVTALEVRATAEDVANATRATGLSRFPVYRGSLDTVVGVAHIKDVLAVPADERPRKRVSEMLREPLLVPETLTVDRLLDQLSGKLAMAVVIDEYGGTAGVVTLEDIVEEVVGEARDEHDPHETPDLAAAGEDADGRTLWSADGAARTDQLSRIGLRVPDGPYETLAGLIAAELGRIPTVGDTVELAGWRIDVVDATGRRAARALLHAPPPGAEEQRAEEGR; encoded by the coding sequence ATGATCGAAGTGCTTCTGCTGTTCGTGGCCCTGCTGCTCTGTGTCGCGTGCGGTGCCTTCGTCGCGGCGGAGTTCTCGCTGACCACGGTGGAGCGCGGGGAGCTGGAACGGGCCGTCGAGCGGGGTGACCGGGGTGCGGCGAGCGCCCTGAAGGCCGTACGGAGCCTGACCTTCCAGCTCTCGGGCGCGCAGCTCGGGATCACCGTCACCAATCTGGTGATCGGCATGCTCTCCGAGCCGTCGATCGCCAAGCTCATCCGCAGCCCGGTGGAGGCCGCGGGCCTGCCGCCTGCCGCGGCGTCGACGCTGGCCCTCGTCATCGGTACGGCGCTGTCCACGGTGGTCCTGATGGTGGTCGGCGAGCTGGTCCCGAAGAACTGGGCGATCTCCTCGCCGCTGTCGGTGGCCAAGGCGGTCGCCACCCCGCAGCGGGTGTTCACCGCCGTGTTCCGGCCCTTCATCAGCCACCTCAACAACACGGCGAACCGGATCGTGCGCCGCTTCGGCCTGGAGCCGACCGAGGAGCTGGCCTCCGCCCGCAGCCCGCAGGAGCTGGTCGCGCTGGCGCGGCACTCCGCGAAGGAGGGGGCGCTGGAGGCCGACACCGCCGAACTCTTCGTACGGACCCTGAATCTGGCGGAGCTGACCGCGGAGAACGTGATGACCCCTCGGGTCCAGGTGACCGCGCTGGAGGTACGGGCGACGGCCGAGGACGTGGCCAACGCGACCCGCGCCACCGGGCTCTCGCGCTTCCCCGTCTACCGGGGCAGCCTGGACACCGTGGTCGGCGTGGCCCACATCAAGGACGTGCTGGCGGTCCCGGCCGACGAGCGGCCCCGCAAGCGGGTCTCGGAGATGCTGCGTGAACCCCTGCTCGTACCGGAGACGCTCACCGTGGACCGGCTGCTGGACCAGCTGTCGGGGAAGCTCGCCATGGCGGTGGTGATCGACGAGTACGGCGGTACGGCGGGGGTCGTGACGTTGGAGGACATCGTGGAGGAGGTCGTCGGCGAGGCCCGCGACGAGCACGACCCGCACGAGACGCCCGACCTGGCGGCCGCCGGTGAGGACGCCGACGGCCGCACCCTGTGGTCGGCCGACGGCGCGGCCCGCACCGACCAGCTGAGCCGGATCGGGCTGCGGGTGCCCGACGGGCCCTACGAGACGCTGGCCGGGCTGATCGCCGCCGAGCTCGGGCGGATCCCGACGGTGGGCGACACGGTGGAGCTGGCGGGGTGGCGGATCGACGTGGTGGACGCCACGGGCCGCCGGGCCGCGCGGGCGCTGCTGCACGCGCCGCCGCCCGGTGCCGAGGAGCAGCGGGCGGAGGAGGGCCGGTGA
- a CDS encoding GNAT family N-acetyltransferase produces the protein MAAMDDLSIRSATAADLDRVLAFWKASAEGTSISDDGDGVARLVERDPDALILAERDGTLVGTVIAGFDGWRCHLYRLAVHPEQRRRGVGGALLAAAEERFAALGGRRSDAMVLDRNDLAHHAWRAAGYEPEPQWSRWVKHLAV, from the coding sequence ATGGCCGCCATGGACGATCTTTCGATACGGTCCGCGACCGCGGCCGATCTGGACCGGGTGCTCGCGTTCTGGAAGGCGTCGGCGGAGGGCACCAGCATCAGCGACGACGGCGACGGGGTCGCACGCCTGGTGGAACGGGACCCGGACGCCCTGATCCTCGCGGAGCGGGACGGGACGCTGGTGGGCACGGTGATCGCGGGCTTCGACGGCTGGCGCTGCCATCTCTACCGGCTCGCGGTCCATCCGGAGCAGCGCCGCAGGGGTGTGGGCGGTGCGCTGCTCGCGGCGGCGGAGGAACGGTTCGCGGCCCTCGGCGGGCGGCGCTCCGACGCCATGGTGCTGGACCGCAACGACCTGGCGCACCACGCCTGGCGGGCGGCGGGGTACGAGCCCGAGCCGCAGTGGAGCCGCTGGGTGAAGCACCTCGCCGTGTGA
- a CDS encoding SGNH/GDSL hydrolase family protein → MELNASYTSLVAVGDSFTEGMSDLLPDGTYRGWADVLASRLASRSPGFRYANLAVRGKLIGQIVDEQVGAAAAMQADVVTLVGGLNDTLRPKCDMGMVRGRLEEAVERLAPSCKQLVLMRSPGRNGPVFDRFRPRMEALFALIDDLAGRHGAAVVDLYSAPSLSDPRMWDADRLHLAAEGHRRVAEAVWQTLGLPPELDWQAPVPASLPPRWANRRADDIRFARRHLGPWIGRRLTGRSSGDGRWGAQFDVATASGFWITPADAEAPGPVTGWRRASPEEGAS, encoded by the coding sequence ATGGAATTGAATGCCTCCTACACCAGTCTCGTCGCGGTCGGCGACTCCTTCACCGAGGGCATGTCGGATCTGCTCCCCGACGGCACCTACCGGGGCTGGGCCGATGTCCTGGCCTCCCGCCTCGCGTCCCGGTCCCCAGGCTTCCGGTACGCGAACCTCGCCGTACGCGGGAAGCTCATCGGCCAGATCGTGGACGAGCAGGTGGGCGCGGCGGCCGCGATGCAGGCCGATGTGGTGACCCTCGTCGGAGGGCTGAACGACACGCTGCGCCCGAAGTGCGACATGGGCATGGTCAGGGGGCGGCTGGAGGAGGCCGTGGAGCGGCTGGCCCCGTCCTGCAAGCAGCTGGTGCTGATGCGCAGCCCCGGGCGCAACGGCCCGGTGTTCGACCGGTTCCGTCCCCGGATGGAGGCGCTGTTCGCCCTGATCGACGACCTGGCCGGCCGGCACGGGGCCGCGGTGGTCGACCTCTACTCCGCGCCCTCGCTCAGCGACCCGCGCATGTGGGACGCCGACCGGCTGCACCTCGCCGCCGAGGGGCACCGGCGGGTGGCGGAGGCGGTCTGGCAGACGCTGGGCCTCCCGCCCGAACTCGACTGGCAGGCGCCGGTCCCCGCCTCCCTGCCGCCGCGCTGGGCCAACCGGCGCGCCGACGACATCCGCTTCGCCCGCCGCCACCTGGGGCCCTGGATCGGCCGACGGCTCACCGGCCGCTCCTCCGGCGACGGCCGGTGGGGCGCCCAGTTCGACGTCGCGACCGCTTCTGGCTTCTGGATCACGCCTGCGGACGCCGAAGCTCCCGGGCCGGTGACGGGGTGGCGCCGGGCCTCGCCCGAGGAAGGCGCGTCCTGA
- a CDS encoding hemolysin family protein, with amino-acid sequence MIVLQLFIGLLTLVVNAFFVGAEFALISVRRSQIEPRAEAGDRRARSVIWGLEHVSALLAAAQLGITLCTLVLGIVAEPAIAHLLEPVFDAVGMPHGLVHPLSFAIALSVATYLHMLLGEMVPKNIALAEPARSALLLGPPLVAVARALRPVIFAINAFANALLKLLRVETKDEVSATFSDDELARLVKDAGDAGLVDDRSAERLRHALELGRRPVRDVVMPVDRVLYTRVGTTPEELERLSHVSGFSRFPVMDSEGRILGYLHVKDALDATPRDAPFPVAALRPIARVRAATPLDDVLTALRRSRTHLAAVLDEGDRLVGMVTMEDVLRELVGRAQSR; translated from the coding sequence GTGATCGTCCTTCAGCTCTTCATCGGTCTGCTGACCCTGGTGGTCAACGCCTTCTTCGTGGGCGCCGAGTTCGCCCTGATCTCCGTACGCCGCAGCCAGATCGAACCGCGGGCCGAGGCCGGTGACCGGCGGGCCCGCAGTGTCATCTGGGGGCTGGAGCACGTCTCGGCGCTGCTGGCCGCCGCCCAGCTCGGCATCACGCTCTGCACCCTGGTGCTGGGCATCGTGGCCGAGCCCGCCATCGCCCATCTGCTGGAGCCGGTCTTCGACGCGGTGGGCATGCCGCACGGGCTGGTGCACCCGCTCTCCTTCGCGATCGCGCTGAGCGTGGCGACGTATCTGCACATGCTGCTGGGCGAGATGGTGCCGAAGAACATCGCGTTGGCCGAACCGGCGCGCAGCGCGCTGCTCCTGGGTCCGCCGCTGGTCGCGGTGGCCCGGGCGCTGCGTCCGGTGATCTTCGCGATCAACGCCTTCGCCAACGCCCTGCTCAAGCTCCTGCGGGTGGAGACGAAGGACGAGGTCTCCGCGACGTTCTCGGACGACGAACTGGCCCGGCTGGTGAAGGACGCAGGCGACGCGGGGCTGGTCGACGACCGCTCGGCGGAGCGGCTGCGGCACGCCCTGGAGCTGGGGCGGCGTCCGGTACGGGATGTGGTCATGCCGGTGGACCGGGTGCTGTACACCCGGGTCGGCACCACGCCCGAGGAGCTGGAGCGGCTCTCGCACGTGTCCGGGTTCTCCCGTTTCCCGGTGATGGACAGCGAGGGCCGCATCCTGGGCTACCTCCATGTGAAGGACGCGCTGGACGCCACGCCCCGGGACGCGCCCTTCCCGGTCGCCGCCCTGCGGCCGATCGCCCGGGTCCGGGCGGCGACCCCGCTGGACGACGTGCTGACCGCGCTGCGGCGTAGCCGGACCCATCTCGCGGCGGTCCTGGACGAGGGGGACCGGCTGGTCGGCATGGTCACGATGGAGGACGTCCTGCGCGAGCTGGTCGGCCGGGCGCAGTCCCGCTGA
- the purB gene encoding adenylosuccinate lyase, producing MTAVSAKPRIPNVLAGRYASTELAVLWSPEQKVKLERQLWLAVLRAQKDLGIEVPEAALADYERVLDQVDLASIAEREKVTRHDVKARIEEFNALAGHEQVHKGMTSRDLTENVEQLQIRLSLELMRDRTVAVLARLGKLAAEYRELVIAGRSHNVAAQATTLGKRFATAADELLVAYGRLEDLLSRYPLRGIKGPVGTAQDMLDLLGGDADKLADLEQRIAGHLGFAQAFTSVGQVYPRSLDYDVVTALVQLAAAPSSVAKTIRLMAGHELVTEGFKPGQVGSSAMPHKMNTRSCERVNGLMVILRGYASMTGELAGDQWNEGDVSCSVVRRVALPDAFFAFDGLLETFLTVLDEFGAFPAVVARELDRYLPFLATTKVLMGAVRAGVGREVAHEAIKEHAVASALAMREQGAERNELLDKLAADERIPLDRAELDALMADKLSFTGAAGDQVAVLVSRIEEITKQHPQAAAYAPGSIL from the coding sequence GTGACTGCTGTGTCTGCGAAGCCTCGCATCCCCAATGTCCTGGCCGGCCGCTACGCCTCCACGGAGCTGGCCGTCCTCTGGTCCCCCGAGCAGAAGGTGAAGCTGGAGCGTCAGCTGTGGCTGGCGGTGCTGCGCGCTCAGAAGGACCTCGGGATCGAGGTGCCGGAGGCCGCGCTGGCCGACTACGAGCGCGTACTCGACCAGGTCGACCTGGCGTCGATCGCCGAGCGCGAGAAGGTCACCCGGCATGACGTGAAGGCCCGGATCGAGGAGTTCAACGCCCTCGCCGGCCATGAGCAGGTCCACAAGGGCATGACCTCCCGGGATCTGACGGAGAACGTCGAACAGCTACAGATCCGCCTCTCGCTGGAGCTGATGCGCGACCGCACCGTGGCCGTGCTGGCCCGGCTCGGCAAGCTGGCGGCGGAGTACCGCGAGCTCGTGATCGCCGGCCGCTCGCACAATGTCGCCGCGCAGGCGACGACGCTCGGCAAGCGCTTCGCCACCGCGGCCGACGAGCTGCTGGTGGCCTACGGCCGGCTGGAGGACCTCCTCTCCCGCTACCCGCTGCGCGGGATCAAGGGCCCGGTCGGCACCGCGCAGGACATGCTGGACCTGCTGGGCGGTGACGCGGACAAGCTCGCCGACCTGGAACAGCGCATCGCCGGACACCTCGGTTTCGCCCAGGCGTTCACCTCGGTCGGCCAGGTCTACCCCCGCTCCCTCGACTACGACGTGGTGACCGCCTTGGTGCAGCTCGCCGCGGCTCCCTCGTCGGTGGCGAAGACGATCCGGCTGATGGCCGGGCACGAGCTGGTGACCGAGGGCTTCAAGCCGGGCCAGGTCGGCTCGTCCGCGATGCCGCACAAGATGAACACGCGCTCCTGCGAGCGGGTCAACGGCCTGATGGTGATCCTGCGGGGCTACGCCTCGATGACGGGCGAGCTGGCGGGTGACCAGTGGAACGAGGGCGATGTGTCCTGTTCCGTGGTCCGCCGGGTGGCGCTGCCGGACGCGTTCTTCGCGTTCGACGGTCTGCTGGAGACCTTCCTGACGGTGCTGGACGAGTTCGGCGCGTTCCCCGCGGTCGTGGCGCGCGAGCTGGACCGCTACCTCCCCTTCCTGGCGACCACCAAGGTCCTCATGGGTGCCGTCCGGGCCGGGGTGGGCCGCGAGGTGGCCCACGAGGCGATCAAGGAGCACGCGGTCGCCTCCGCCCTGGCGATGCGGGAGCAGGGCGCCGAGCGCAACGAGCTGCTGGACAAGCTGGCCGCCGACGAGCGCATCCCGCTGGACCGTGCGGAGCTGGACGCGCTGATGGCGGACAAGCTCTCGTTCACGGGCGCGGCGGGCGACCAGGTGGCGGTGCTGGTCTCCCGGATCGAGGAGATCACCAAGCAGCACCCGCAGGCCGCGGCCTACGCCCCCGGTTCGAT